From the genome of Dickeya aquatica, one region includes:
- the vfmE gene encoding AraC family transcriptional regulator VfmE codes for MSLQTTYAHTLDNDIFNNNLIQDMYRRHPNLRKTLAANNKATSLAGIIDYIIDNIGNNITLEDLEAVSGKSKFDICRLFNQVYNITPMRWIWRVRLTLAKEIIHISPNWSLTDICYACGFSSLPHFSRCFTKTYNIPPLKYRKAVSQERENELPRTLSNMSFDIIFGKQRHLFSRHVLLDNIQNLCN; via the coding sequence ATGAGCCTGCAAACGACTTACGCCCATACACTGGATAACGACATATTCAATAATAACCTGATTCAGGATATGTACCGCCGTCACCCTAACCTGCGCAAAACGCTGGCTGCCAATAACAAAGCCACCAGCCTGGCTGGTATTATTGATTACATCATCGACAATATTGGCAACAACATCACACTGGAAGACCTGGAAGCCGTCAGCGGTAAATCCAAGTTTGATATTTGCCGCCTGTTCAATCAGGTCTACAACATTACCCCAATGCGCTGGATTTGGCGGGTGCGCCTGACACTGGCAAAAGAAATTATTCACATCTCGCCGAACTGGTCACTGACCGATATTTGCTATGCCTGCGGGTTTTCATCCCTGCCGCATTTTTCACGCTGCTTTACCAAAACCTACAATATTCCGCCGCTGAAATACCGCAAAGCCGTCTCTCAGGAAAGAGAAAACGAACTCCCGCGCACCCTGAGCAACATGAGTTTCGATATCATCTTTGGCAAGCAACGCCATCTGTTTTCCCGCCATGTCCTGCTGGATAACATTCAAAATCTCTGTAACTGA
- a CDS encoding alpha/beta fold hydrolase, whose product MLLYNLCYPLMWLATVIHYTYYRLLVKIKRRPSLLLKVKITPETHYIRLCRALRLADLWLLERCSLQLAARYLLSLFETTRYISYKQMDRDYLAGFEQTTLRFQRKNVCVFHWAPDVGEPVKTVLLVHGWEGRGIMFRPLCEALKAQGYAVVMPDLLAHGLSDGKRVSNYELAALLIELARHYGPFEAVVGHSSGGLVCSLALAQGLAARRLVLLASPDNFGQMIDRFLAGASVSSALAIPMKELYARRFGLHPDKVGVELYRSLTCPVLICHDRRDARVHPDMAQVIHQAFADSEMFYTEGLGHLGILRSAEVHQRIVMFLAQDYGTEAGLRQLNQGESTAG is encoded by the coding sequence ATGCTGCTGTATAACCTGTGCTACCCGTTGATGTGGCTGGCAACCGTCATTCACTACACTTATTACCGGCTGTTGGTGAAAATAAAGCGTCGCCCGTCGCTGTTACTGAAAGTGAAGATTACGCCGGAAACCCACTATATTCGCCTGTGCCGGGCGCTGCGGCTGGCCGATTTGTGGCTGCTTGAGCGCTGCTCATTGCAACTGGCCGCGCGCTATTTGCTGAGCTTGTTTGAAACCACGCGTTATATCTCCTACAAGCAGATGGACAGAGACTATCTGGCCGGGTTTGAGCAAACCACGCTGCGTTTTCAGCGCAAGAACGTGTGCGTGTTTCACTGGGCACCGGATGTCGGCGAGCCGGTAAAAACCGTGCTGCTGGTTCACGGCTGGGAAGGGCGAGGCATTATGTTTCGCCCGCTCTGCGAGGCACTAAAAGCACAAGGCTACGCTGTGGTGATGCCCGACCTGCTGGCACACGGGTTATCTGACGGGAAGCGGGTATCTAACTATGAACTGGCGGCATTATTGATTGAGCTGGCGCGGCATTATGGCCCGTTTGAGGCGGTAGTCGGCCACTCCAGCGGCGGGCTGGTGTGTAGTCTGGCGCTGGCTCAGGGGCTGGCTGCCAGACGGCTGGTGCTGCTGGCAAGCCCGGATAATTTCGGCCAGATGATTGACCGTTTTCTCGCTGGCGCATCGGTATCGTCGGCGTTGGCCATACCAATGAAAGAACTGTACGCGCGCCGTTTTGGCCTGCATCCCGATAAGGTAGGGGTTGAGCTTTACCGCTCACTCACATGTCCGGTGCTTATCTGCCATGACCGGCGGGATGCGCGCGTTCACCCGGATATGGCACAAGTGATCCATCAGGCGTTTGCCGACAGCGAAATGTTTTATACCGAAGGGCTCGGGCATCTTGGCATTTTGCGCAGTGCCGAGGTACATCAGCGTATTGTAATGTTTCTGGCTCAAGACTACGGAACTGAAGCGGGGCTAAGGCAACTGAATCAAGGCGAGTCAACAGCTGGCTAA